The Setaria viridis chromosome 6, Setaria_viridis_v4.0, whole genome shotgun sequence genome contains a region encoding:
- the LOC117860823 gene encoding YTH domain-containing protein ECT4: protein MATAPQQQAQGSADSMISLQSEAVLENNPSKSASSKEQVISGTENMAAGNARGASSLKSPKGAPEKASSVGKGGEQPFLYQHNVYAPQPQALYPGGYMNPSGQWEEYPHYVNMEGLHSVSPGIYNDMLSPGYANNPQMMYGAYSPVSTVGDGQQYLPVHFPFSSSYYQPPASPSMGYSNSVTGMSQGDHMLQPEYFLPDGLLYSPTPGYHQPFSSFDRAPTQPNNTPGLFGQGNMPLASGMHHGSPYGPGSYKARQQGGKLGGTAPSWNSGRRFGAFDLSANQQRPFGSHNGSLEFMNEQNRGPRATKPKIQDTENSSADEKSEKTVPLIDSELYNRPDFITEYKDAKFFVIKSYTEDHVHRSIKYSVWASTASGNRKLDSAYRAAKEKEDHCPIFLFFSVNGSGQFCGVAEMIGPVDFDRSVDYWQQDKWSGQFPVKWHIIKDVPNNLLRHIILENNDNKPVTNSRDTQEVKLEQGLQMLTIFKNHEAETTILEDFDFYEQREKALQENRRQQQPGNTIPQKPADTKAQALVADMSDAFAKAVQLEEAENSGKPPKAESASAENGSTATAKIEEGDTNVKADPVEGSG, encoded by the exons ATGGCCACcgcgccgcagcagcaggcccAGGGCTCCGCAG ATAGCATGATCTCGCTGCAGTCGGAAGCTGTACTGGAGAATAACCCCTCCAAGAGCGCAAGCTCTAAGGAGCAG GTTATTTCTGGTACGGAGAATATGGCTGCAGGCAATGCTCGTGGTGCCAGCTCCTTAAAATCGCCAAAAGGAGCACCGGAAAAAGCTAGCTCTGTCGGAAAAGGTGGAGAGCAGCCGTTTCTCTACCAGCACAATGTGTATGCACCGCAGCCACAGGCACTCTATCCTGGAG gATACATGAATCCTTCAGGGCAATGGGAGGAATATCCCCATTATGTGAACATGGAGGGTCTCCACTCTGTATCACCT GGTATCTACAATGACATGCTATCTCCTGGATATGCAAACAACCCCCAAATGATGTATGGGGCTTATTCTCCTGTTTCAACTGTTGGAGATGGCCAACAATACTTGCCTGTGCACTTTCCCTTCTCAAGTTCATACTACCAACCACCGGCTTCTCCTAGCATGGGATATTCAAACTCAGTGACAGGGATGTCTCAAGGAGACCATATGCTTCAGCCAGAGTACTTCCTTCCTGATGGCCTTCTGTATTCACCCACACCAGGGTATCACCAACCATTCAGTTCGTTTGACAGAG CGCCAACGCAGCCAAATAACACACCTGGATTATTTGGTCAAGGGAATATGCCACTGGCTTCTGGAATG CATCACGGATCGCCATATGGTCCTGGATCCTATAAGGCACGCCAGCAAGGTGGCAAACTTGGAGGCACTGCTCCAAGTTGGAATTCTGGTCGCAGATTTGGTGCTTTTGACTTGAGTGCCAATCAACAAAGGCCATTTGGTAGTCACAATGGCTCTCTGGAGTTTATGAATGAGCAAAACCGTGGGCCACGTGCTACAAAACCAAAGATACAAGACACAGAGAACTCCTCAGCAGATGAGAAAAGTGAGAAAACTGTTCCATTGATTGATAGCGAACTGTACAATCGCCCTGATTTTATCACCGAGTACAAAGATGCCAAATTCTTTGTAATAAAGTCCTACACTGAGGACCATGTACATAGGAGCATTAAGTATAGTGTTTGGGCCAGCACAGCTAGCGGGAATAGAAAGCTGGATTCTGCTTACCGTGCAGCCAAAGAGAAAGAAGACCATTGCcctattttcttgtttttctcg GTTAACGGCAGTGGTCAGTTTTGTGGTGTGGCTGAGATGATTGGACCTGTCGATTTCGACAGAAGTGTTGATTACTGGCAGCAGGACAAGTGGAGTGGCCAGTTCCCTGTGAAGTGGCACATAATTAAAGATGTCCCAAATAACCTTCTGCGGCACATCATTCTTGAGAATAATGATAATAAACCTGTGACAAATAGCAGGGACACACAGGAG GTGAAGCTGGAACAGGGCCTCCAGATGTTAACCATCTTCAAGAACCATGAGGCTGAGACGACAATCTTGGAGGATTTCGACTTCTATGAGCAGCGGGAGAAAGCCCTGCAGGAGAACAGACGTCAACAGCAACCTGGCAACACCATTCCTCAGAAGCCAGCGGATACCAAGGCTCAAGCTCTTGTGGCTGATATGTCAGATGCATTTGCTAAGGCTGTCCAGTTGGAGGAGGCCGAGAACAGTGGGAAACCCCCGAAAGCTGAGAGCGCCTCAGCTGAAAATGGATCCACAGCCACAGCTAAGATCGAAGAAGGCGACACAAATGTGAAAGCAGACCCTGTGGAGGGAAGTGGTTGA